The Desulfonatronovibrio magnus genome has a window encoding:
- a CDS encoding TMEM165/GDT1 family protein, translating to MNAFLISTLTVGIAEIGDRSLFLAILLGIQYRRPWPVFWGMSAGLFVNQLLSAILGVWLFSIIPASWQAMLVGSVFLIMAVWVLVPEDENVEIKSSARGIFFSSALAFFILEMADKTQIAVITLAGYFESVVPVVMGATLGILAVTTPALWLGCKFSHRLPVKSIKVIASVLFAVIGMWIIIDSFSSF from the coding sequence ATGAATGCTTTTCTCATTTCCACCCTTACTGTGGGCATTGCTGAAATAGGCGATCGCTCTCTCTTTCTCGCTATCCTTTTAGGAATTCAATATAGACGTCCATGGCCAGTTTTCTGGGGCATGAGTGCAGGCTTGTTTGTTAATCAGCTTTTGTCGGCTATCCTGGGAGTGTGGCTTTTCAGCATTATCCCGGCAAGCTGGCAGGCTATGTTGGTGGGCTCGGTTTTTCTGATCATGGCTGTCTGGGTTCTTGTGCCTGAAGATGAAAATGTAGAAATTAAAAGCTCTGCCCGAGGCATATTTTTTTCTTCAGCTCTGGCCTTTTTTATTCTGGAGATGGCTGATAAAACACAGATTGCGGTAATAACTCTGGCCGGATATTTTGAAAGTGTAGTTCCAGTGGTTATGGGGGCAACTCTGGGTATTCTTGCAGTCACCACTCCTGCCCTGTGGCTGGGCTGCAAATTTTCGCACAGGCTGCCAGTCAAAAGCATCAAGGTCATTGCATCTGTATTATTCGCAGTAATTGGGATGTGGATAATTATTGATTCTTTTTCCAGCTTTTGA
- a CDS encoding methylated-DNA--[protein]-cysteine S-methyltransferase has translation MQHFCNKDLIRETFSNSWFSLTVVWSKDHIHKTELGPPLNNACNSILRPYSRHIARAVEKYGLYETVTWTAPPLDWIQVTDFGRKVLSTLLDNVLFGQHTTYGRLAAMADHPSAARAVGRVMSTNPWPLIVPCHRVLSSQGGLGGFSSGLDLKKTLLMLEKKAVAASRHS, from the coding sequence ATGCAGCACTTTTGTAATAAAGATCTGATCAGGGAAACATTTTCCAATTCCTGGTTCTCCCTGACTGTGGTGTGGAGTAAAGATCATATACATAAAACTGAGCTTGGTCCACCCCTGAACAATGCATGTAATTCAATACTCAGGCCATACTCGCGGCATATTGCCCGAGCTGTTGAAAAATATGGTTTATATGAGACAGTAACCTGGACGGCTCCGCCGCTGGACTGGATTCAGGTTACAGATTTTGGACGCAAGGTGCTGTCAACTTTGCTGGACAATGTCCTGTTTGGGCAGCACACCACTTATGGAAGGCTTGCAGCCATGGCTGACCATCCTTCAGCTGCCAGGGCAGTTGGCAGGGTAATGTCAACAAATCCCTGGCCATTGATTGTGCCCTGTCACAGAGTGCTGTCCTCTCAGGGGGGGCTGGGTGGTTTTTCTTCCGGCCTTGATTTAAAGAAAACTCTTCTCATGCTCGAAAAAAAGGCTGTGGCTGCTTCTCGACATTCGTAA